Proteins encoded in a region of the Pseudomonas putida genome:
- a CDS encoding DUF3077 domain-containing protein: MTTEAPQCTVGKTIFFQGENQTHPLFRIEAGIPCQNAREQASELMGYARDLTIDGLMEDKPKLIWAAHYLCALGKALLDDAELGMMKTP, translated from the coding sequence ATGACCACCGAAGCCCCCCAATGCACTGTCGGTAAAACCATTTTCTTTCAAGGCGAAAACCAAACCCACCCACTGTTTCGCATTGAGGCCGGCATCCCTTGCCAGAACGCCCGCGAACAGGCCTCGGAACTGATGGGCTACGCGCGGGACCTGACCATCGACGGTCTGATGGAAGATAAACCCAAGCTGATTTGGGCGGCGCACTACCTGTGCGCGTTGGGCAAAGCGCTGCTGGACGATGCCGAGCTGGGCATGATGAAAACGCCTTGA
- a CDS encoding GTPase, protein MDRTKRLEALEAEYQLFASQRDEASPAKPRIAAWGLVKAGKSSLLNMLSGHASDEHFQTGDVRTTRTNQALELDHYVLVDTPGLGYDQDDTLQANQGLDAADVVLFVHAPPGELDQEEVALLDQLRSAYGQDVGERVVLVISQLDKLQDADLAAVKDTIERQALIHLGTAPECFVISNTRFKSGVEKNKQGLCEKSGIPQLAQHLQSLSKRLAKSLADARQQRLARRALELGTRIDALIEQDLKLIEQITEPYVVKAKAFVEHIDSARRTFKTHTSDMQKARTKLDSLK, encoded by the coding sequence ATGGACCGAACCAAACGACTTGAGGCGCTGGAGGCGGAGTACCAGCTGTTTGCCAGCCAGCGCGACGAGGCTTCCCCGGCCAAGCCCCGCATTGCCGCCTGGGGCCTGGTCAAAGCAGGGAAAAGCTCCCTGCTCAATATGCTCAGCGGCCATGCCAGCGACGAGCATTTCCAAACGGGTGATGTGCGTACCACCCGTACCAACCAGGCACTGGAACTAGACCACTACGTGCTAGTGGACACCCCAGGCTTGGGCTATGACCAGGACGACACTCTGCAAGCGAACCAGGGCCTTGATGCCGCTGATGTCGTGCTGTTCGTCCATGCCCCACCTGGTGAGCTTGACCAGGAAGAAGTGGCCCTGCTCGATCAGTTGCGCAGCGCCTATGGCCAAGACGTGGGTGAACGCGTGGTGTTGGTGATCAGCCAGCTGGACAAGCTGCAAGACGCCGACCTCGCCGCAGTCAAGGACACCATCGAACGTCAGGCCCTGATCCATCTAGGCACGGCGCCTGAATGCTTTGTCATTTCCAACACGCGTTTCAAAAGCGGTGTAGAGAAAAACAAGCAAGGGCTCTGCGAAAAAAGCGGCATTCCACAGCTGGCGCAACACCTGCAATCGCTTTCGAAGCGCCTCGCCAAGTCGCTCGCTGACGCCCGGCAACAGCGCCTGGCACGGCGCGCCTTGGAGCTGGGCACGCGTATCGACGCATTGATTGAACAGGACCTCAAGCTGATCGAGCAGATCACCGAGCCGTATGTGGTCAAGGCCAAAGCCTTCGTCGAGCACATCGACAGCGCTCGCCGGACCTTCAAGACCCATACGTCCGACATGCAGAAAGCACGCACCAAACTCGACAGCCTCAAGTAA
- a CDS encoding dynamin family protein, translating to MSTVTRDELMQVFQQLQGQFSSQKQNLAQAQQRFDTLRTGFVKHLRQQTESMASAVSDNNPLKEGATQMAQRLTDQFMVWEERAEVRAKGAVFRENFNDSLLVFVYGKVKSGKSSLGNYVAWGHSEPTAQLKAQATLKPTYFSHDRTDVASGDKEGEACSSKQFRVGATEATSSIQGFKLPGFTWVDSPGLHSTNAANGNLARKYVDQADLILYTMNSQAPGRQSDMSEVRSLLDGKRSLMILLTGSDITEEDEDDDGQLVTEVLMKSKETQQRQIQEVTGNLVEMQKDAASHVRILPISTRFAERHPSHLQESGLGTLFQTLKTLSQGEGLNLKLTTPLNNLRKAVAETCDDLSLIKELTETFELQIQKQEQAVERELRTLSQKGVTEMRSFVNQLYNGPRPGDAQPQLRERLATLLGRLTGEAMKGIGESQQNALQRAFDTSRIGAIPAYREVTVEKEYISGTRSSTKTAWGAGGAVVGGVIGFFVGGPAGAAAGASLGSAASMIGRSAEAIRAKHNVVVGDNLEEQRQAALEQYADALPAYLNEQVRGIYDPLRDSMLEYCQILTIEMERLRQALITLETSTAQ from the coding sequence ATGAGCACCGTTACTCGTGATGAATTGATGCAGGTCTTTCAACAACTGCAGGGGCAATTCTCCAGCCAGAAGCAAAACCTCGCGCAAGCTCAGCAACGCTTCGACACGCTGCGCACCGGTTTTGTAAAGCACTTGCGTCAGCAGACCGAAAGCATGGCCAGCGCGGTCAGTGACAACAATCCGCTCAAGGAAGGTGCGACCCAGATGGCGCAGCGCCTGACTGACCAATTCATGGTCTGGGAAGAGCGCGCCGAGGTGCGTGCGAAGGGCGCGGTCTTTCGTGAGAACTTCAACGACTCCTTACTGGTGTTCGTGTACGGCAAGGTCAAATCAGGCAAAAGCTCGCTGGGCAACTACGTGGCTTGGGGGCACAGTGAACCCACTGCGCAACTGAAAGCCCAGGCCACGCTGAAACCCACTTACTTTTCTCATGACCGAACCGACGTCGCCAGTGGCGACAAAGAAGGCGAGGCATGCAGCTCCAAGCAATTCAGGGTCGGTGCCACTGAGGCCACCAGTTCGATTCAAGGATTCAAGCTGCCTGGGTTCACCTGGGTCGACTCGCCTGGGCTGCATTCCACCAATGCGGCCAATGGCAACTTGGCGCGCAAGTATGTCGACCAGGCGGACCTGATTCTCTACACCATGAACTCGCAAGCGCCTGGCCGCCAGTCGGACATGAGCGAGGTCAGGAGCCTGCTCGATGGCAAACGCTCGTTGATGATTCTGCTGACCGGCAGCGATATCACCGAAGAAGACGAAGACGATGATGGGCAACTCGTCACCGAAGTATTGATGAAATCCAAGGAAACCCAGCAGCGGCAAATCCAGGAAGTCACCGGCAACCTGGTGGAGATGCAGAAGGACGCTGCCAGCCATGTCCGCATCCTGCCCATCTCGACCCGCTTCGCCGAGCGCCACCCCTCGCACTTGCAGGAAAGTGGCCTGGGCACCCTGTTCCAAACCCTCAAGACGCTGTCGCAAGGTGAAGGTCTCAACCTCAAGCTGACCACCCCCTTGAACAACCTGCGCAAGGCCGTGGCTGAAACCTGCGACGACCTGAGCTTGATCAAGGAACTGACCGAGACGTTCGAGCTGCAGATCCAGAAGCAGGAGCAGGCAGTGGAGCGCGAGCTGCGGACCCTGAGCCAGAAGGGCGTCACGGAAATGCGCAGTTTCGTCAACCAGCTCTACAACGGGCCACGCCCCGGCGACGCACAGCCTCAGCTGCGCGAGCGCCTGGCCACCCTGCTGGGCCGCCTGACCGGCGAGGCCATGAAGGGTATCGGCGAAAGCCAGCAAAATGCGCTGCAACGTGCCTTCGATACCAGCCGCATCGGCGCCATTCCGGCGTACCGCGAGGTCACGGTCGAGAAGGAATACATCAGCGGCACTCGCAGCAGCACCAAAACCGCTTGGGGAGCGGGCGGGGCGGTTGTCGGTGGTGTCATTGGCTTCTTCGTCGGCGGCCCCGCAGGCGCCGCAGCCGGGGCTTCGCTGGGCAGTGCCGCGAGCATGATTGGTCGCAGCGCCGAGGCCATCCGCGCCAAACACAATGTGGTGGTCGGCGACAACCTGGAAGAACAACGCCAGGCAGCTCTCGAGCAGTACGCCGACGCCCTGCCTGCCTACCTCAACGAGCAGGTACGTGGCATCTACGATCCCCTACGGGACTCCATGCTCGAATACTGCCAAATCCTGACCATCGAAATGGAGCGCCTGCGTCAGGCGCTCATAACCCTTGAAACGAGCACCGCGCAATGA
- a CDS encoding GTPase — translation MTQPGPMTQLLALYDEVDGLCETYNPHTVASIRELSRAKKAQAGASIMVYGVYNAGKSTLINALLGKELAAVADVPETARVQGYRWGTSKCSIHPASTRR, via the coding sequence ATGACTCAACCAGGCCCGATGACCCAACTGCTAGCCCTCTACGACGAAGTGGATGGTCTGTGTGAAACCTACAACCCGCACACTGTCGCCAGCATTCGCGAACTGAGCCGGGCGAAGAAGGCGCAAGCGGGTGCGAGCATCATGGTGTACGGCGTCTATAACGCCGGTAAAAGCACGCTGATCAACGCCTTGCTTGGCAAAGAGTTGGCTGCGGTAGCCGATGTGCCGGAGACCGCCCGTGTGCAGGGCTATCGCTGGGGGACTTCGAAGTGCTCGATACACCCGGCATCGACGCGCCGCTAG
- a CDS encoding GTP-binding protein: MLDTPGIDAPLEHEAITREQLVQSDVVIFVVNPLGVVEEEKTLDVLLELVLAGKMIFLVLNCKSRFDPIDLARIKDELSERIQQKAGSQKVLGHIPIVEVNARSALKAKLENKQNLLNSSGFPKFERDLEGFFASVEQKAIVARVANELRSFLDATVAELDKRQDQAAIKRLDAFYGEIARREIDIRHGLKSLIEAKAAYIAKSTITALNQNIEGAQGKVEQLIGQANEQVCSELEDALTRLGLDASEMLDEVIREVQVQPQAYNAQAAPDLDTAQAPANQLPASQGVDLSLLESGVRQASSMLKAEHVVSALKVGKQWLPTLFKGVGPVTMGKVAEQIVGKVIPVIGIAFQVGSALYSAFAGDPEQQRLEEQAKREEQERERREQAIQAFADETAWEFSRSLNAMVDSHLKTNFADIKDKLQSLRGSLGQDQRRLSEDRERLVQAQAAMGEYA; encoded by the coding sequence GTGCTCGATACACCCGGCATCGACGCGCCGCTAGAGCACGAGGCCATCACGCGCGAACAGCTGGTGCAGTCGGATGTGGTGATCTTCGTGGTCAACCCGCTGGGTGTGGTCGAGGAGGAAAAAACCCTCGATGTGCTGCTGGAACTGGTGCTTGCCGGCAAGATGATCTTTCTGGTGCTCAACTGCAAAAGCCGCTTCGACCCGATCGACCTGGCCCGCATCAAGGACGAACTCAGCGAGCGCATTCAACAAAAGGCCGGCTCCCAGAAGGTGCTGGGGCATATCCCGATCGTCGAGGTTAACGCCCGCTCCGCGCTCAAGGCGAAACTGGAGAACAAGCAGAACCTGCTGAACAGCTCGGGCTTTCCAAAGTTTGAACGCGATCTGGAAGGGTTCTTCGCATCCGTGGAGCAGAAGGCAATCGTGGCGCGTGTCGCTAACGAACTGCGCAGCTTCCTCGATGCAACGGTAGCCGAGCTGGACAAACGCCAGGACCAAGCTGCGATCAAACGCCTGGACGCCTTCTATGGCGAGATCGCGCGCCGCGAAATCGATATTCGCCATGGTTTGAAATCGCTGATCGAAGCCAAGGCCGCCTACATTGCCAAGAGCACGATCACAGCGCTTAACCAAAACATCGAAGGCGCTCAAGGCAAGGTCGAGCAGCTTATCGGGCAGGCCAACGAACAAGTCTGCAGCGAGCTCGAAGACGCACTCACCCGCCTGGGCCTGGACGCCTCCGAGATGCTCGACGAGGTCATTCGAGAGGTACAGGTACAACCACAGGCTTACAACGCTCAGGCTGCACCCGACCTCGATACAGCGCAGGCCCCCGCCAACCAGTTGCCCGCATCGCAGGGCGTCGACTTGAGCCTGCTCGAATCCGGTGTCCGTCAGGCCAGCAGCATGCTCAAGGCCGAGCATGTCGTCAGCGCGCTGAAAGTCGGCAAACAGTGGCTGCCGACACTGTTCAAAGGGGTCGGGCCGGTCACCATGGGCAAGGTTGCCGAACAGATCGTCGGTAAGGTCATCCCCGTCATCGGTATTGCTTTCCAGGTAGGCAGTGCGCTGTATTCCGCCTTTGCCGGCGACCCTGAGCAGCAGCGACTGGAAGAACAAGCCAAACGCGAGGAGCAGGAGCGCGAGCGCCGCGAACAGGCAATCCAAGCATTCGCCGACGAAACGGCCTGGGAATTCTCGCGGTCGCTGAACGCCATGGTCGATAGTCACCTGAAGACCAACTTTGCCGATATCAAGGACAAACTGCAGAGCCTGCGTGGCAGCCTTGGCCAGGACCAGCGCCGTCTCAGCGAGGACCGTGAACGGTTGGTCCAGGCCCAGGCCGCGATGGGTGAGTATGCCTGA
- a CDS encoding YkgJ family cysteine cluster protein → MPDTPTPFACSRCMECCRRVHLLAETAVMDRGDGVCRHLDEANAGCRIYDQRPDACRIDRQYELHYRQAMSWETYVKKNEAGCKQLQALGAGEATRVILASTDNRFTQP, encoded by the coding sequence ATGCCTGATACCCCCACGCCCTTTGCCTGCAGCCGCTGCATGGAATGCTGCCGACGTGTGCACTTGCTTGCTGAAACCGCGGTGATGGACCGCGGCGACGGTGTATGCCGGCACCTGGATGAAGCCAACGCCGGGTGCCGCATCTACGACCAGCGGCCGGACGCCTGTCGCATCGATAGGCAGTACGAACTGCATTATCGCCAGGCAATGAGTTGGGAAACGTACGTCAAGAAGAACGAAGCCGGGTGCAAGCAATTGCAGGCGCTCGGCGCTGGCGAGGCCACCCGGGTAATCCTGGCTTCTACAGACAACCGCTTTACACAACCATAG
- a CDS encoding DUF3944 domain-containing protein: MGISYRADDDLAFLQYCREDDIRNLAAYLMFDKDGEKRRASEIADEPQFKKLQGQPDQWRRCWQLVAGELQHFAGDSIVNLFRRQGVLYKEMLCDVCDKTDVKYDSKASAYAIENQLIEKLVEKSWEQMSPEQRRSTAEEMNLNGALGALPLAAIINAIRAGGLGSLQWSSWLARGTTASFSNAIGVTLGGAAALVGGRAVAAIAGPLAAIAVTVPLLSGTAYRVTIPAVIQIAFMRRQYEKRITSNAGSSRTSEQNLGTRRGGLFEAPPGCAGGRQGSHP, encoded by the coding sequence ATGGGTATCAGCTACCGCGCGGATGATGACCTGGCCTTCCTGCAATACTGCCGGGAAGACGACATCCGCAACCTGGCGGCCTATCTCATGTTCGACAAGGACGGAGAAAAGCGCAGAGCAAGCGAAATCGCCGATGAGCCGCAATTCAAGAAACTGCAGGGCCAGCCAGATCAATGGCGTCGCTGCTGGCAACTGGTTGCCGGTGAGTTGCAGCATTTCGCGGGTGACTCCATCGTCAACCTGTTCCGCCGTCAGGGTGTGCTCTACAAGGAAATGCTCTGCGACGTCTGCGACAAGACCGATGTGAAGTACGACAGCAAAGCCAGCGCCTACGCCATCGAAAACCAGCTCATCGAAAAACTGGTAGAAAAGAGCTGGGAACAAATGTCGCCGGAACAGCGGCGTAGCACAGCCGAGGAAATGAACCTCAATGGCGCGCTCGGCGCGCTGCCGCTGGCCGCGATCATCAATGCCATTCGTGCAGGTGGTCTGGGTTCGCTGCAGTGGTCATCGTGGCTTGCAAGGGGTACCACTGCGTCATTCAGCAATGCGATCGGGGTGACCCTCGGCGGTGCTGCAGCGCTGGTAGGCGGGCGCGCGGTAGCGGCCATCGCCGGGCCTTTGGCAGCGATCGCTGTGACCGTTCCTCTGCTCAGCGGTACGGCCTATCGGGTCACGATCCCGGCAGTCATTCAAATCGCGTTCATGCGGCGCCAGTATGAAAAGAGGATCACTTCTAATGCAGGCAGCAGCAGAACTTCTGAGCAAAATCTGGGTACTCGACGAGGCGGCCTTTTCGAAGCCCCTCCTGGATGCGCTGGCGGCAGGCAAGGCAGTCATCCATGA